One Sinorhizobium mexicanum genomic region harbors:
- a CDS encoding LysR family transcriptional regulator yields MNKDEPSWDFYRTFLMVLSEGSLSAAARELGLTQPTVGRHTDALEAALGFALFTRSPHGLLPTDAALELKPYAETMAATSSALLRAASGQQGAIGGTVRISASEVIGIEVLPPILAELNREYPDLSIELSASDAVEDLLRQEADIAVRMVRPEQDALIALHIGAVPLGFHAHRSYLERRGVPEKIDDLSRHSLIGFDRQTAAIRAIMARTPNLPAARFALKTDSNVAQLAAIRAGFGIGICQNALATRDPQLVHVLPDAFEMKLETWLVMHENLRASPRCRVAFDALAKGLKAYIRQ; encoded by the coding sequence ATGAACAAGGATGAACCGAGCTGGGATTTTTACCGCACCTTTCTGATGGTCCTGAGTGAGGGGTCGCTGTCGGCCGCCGCGCGCGAACTTGGGCTGACGCAGCCGACCGTCGGCCGTCATACCGACGCGTTGGAAGCGGCTCTCGGTTTCGCGCTGTTCACGCGCTCGCCGCACGGGCTGCTGCCGACCGATGCGGCCCTGGAACTGAAGCCATATGCCGAGACCATGGCAGCCACCTCCTCCGCCCTGCTTCGCGCCGCCTCTGGCCAGCAGGGCGCGATTGGCGGGACCGTGCGCATCAGCGCCAGCGAGGTGATCGGCATCGAGGTCTTGCCGCCGATCCTCGCCGAACTCAACCGAGAATATCCGGACCTCTCCATCGAGCTTTCCGCGTCCGATGCGGTGGAGGATCTTCTGCGCCAGGAAGCCGATATCGCCGTGCGTATGGTCAGGCCGGAGCAGGATGCGCTGATCGCTCTTCATATCGGCGCGGTGCCGCTCGGCTTCCACGCGCATCGGTCCTATCTCGAAAGGCGCGGCGTGCCTGAAAAGATCGATGATCTCTCCCGGCACAGTCTCATCGGTTTCGACCGGCAAACCGCCGCGATCCGCGCGATCATGGCAAGGACGCCGAACCTGCCAGCAGCGCGATTTGCATTGAAGACCGACAGCAATGTCGCGCAACTTGCTGCGATACGCGCCGGCTTCGGCATCGGCATCTGCCAGAACGCTCTTGCTACCCGCGATCCTCAGCTTGTCCATGTACTTCCCGACGCGTTCGAGATGAAGCTCGAAACCTGGCTCGTGATGCACGAAAATCTGCGCGCAAGCCCGCGCTGCCGTGTTGCCTTCGACGCGCTGGCCAAGGGTCTAAAGGCCTATATCCGGCAATAA
- the gyrA gene encoding DNA gyrase subunit A has product MTEQSNPGGGKNPPGIEPISIIEEMQRSYLDYAMSVIVSRALPDVRDGLKPVHRRILYGMSELGIDWNKKYVKCARVTGDVMGKYHPHGNMAIYDALARMAQDWSLRLPLIDGQGNFGSVDGDPPAAERYTECRLQKAAHSLLDDLDKETVDFRDNYDGTLHEPVVVPAKFPNLLVNGAGGIAVGMATNIPPHNLGEVINGCIALIDDPALELPELMQIIPGPDFPTGALILGRSGIRQAYETGRGSVIMRGRAHVEPMRGDREQIIITEIPYQVNKATMIEKMAELVREKRIEGISDLRDESDRQGYRVVIELKRDANAEVILNQLYRYTPLQTSFGCNMVALNGGKPEQMTLLDMLRAFVSFREEVVSRRTKYLLRKARERAHVLVGLAISVANIDEVIKLIRHAPDPQTAREQLMERRWPAHDVDALIRLIDDPRHRINADGTYNLSEEQARAILDLRLQRLTALGRDEIGDELNKIGEEIKDYLDILSSRLRIMSIVKQELEAVRDEFGTPRRTEIAEGGPDMDDEDLIAQEDMVVTVSHLGYIKRVPLATYRAQRRGGKGRSGMATRDEDFVTRLFVANTHTPVLFFSSRGIVYKEKVWRLPIGTPQSRGKALINMLPLEPGERITTIMPLPEDETTWENLDVMFSTTRGTVRRNKLSDFVQVNRNGKIAMKLDEEGDQILSVDTCTEFDDVLLTTALGQCIRFPVSDVRVFAGRNSIGVRGISLGDNDRIISMAIVGHVDAEPWERAAYLKRAAAERRTTNGEEEEIALVGEEVTDGGELSNERYEELKAREQFVLTVSERGFGKRSSSYDFRTSGRGGKGIRATDTSKTAEIGELVAAFPVELNDQIMLVSDGGQLIRVPINGIRLASRATKGVTIFSTAKDEKVVSVERISEPDGEDEVVDAANGEGIAPEPPEASED; this is encoded by the coding sequence TTGACTGAACAAAGCAATCCCGGCGGCGGAAAAAATCCGCCAGGCATCGAGCCGATTTCCATCATCGAGGAAATGCAGCGGTCCTATCTCGATTACGCCATGAGCGTAATTGTTTCCCGCGCGCTTCCCGATGTGCGCGACGGTCTGAAACCGGTTCACCGGCGCATCCTCTACGGGATGAGCGAACTCGGCATCGACTGGAACAAGAAATACGTCAAATGCGCCCGCGTCACCGGCGACGTGATGGGTAAATATCACCCGCACGGCAACATGGCGATCTACGACGCACTGGCCCGCATGGCGCAGGACTGGTCGCTCAGATTGCCGCTGATCGACGGCCAGGGCAATTTCGGTTCCGTCGACGGCGATCCGCCAGCAGCTGAACGCTATACCGAGTGCCGGCTGCAGAAGGCGGCGCATTCGCTGCTCGATGATCTCGACAAGGAAACGGTCGATTTCCGCGACAACTATGACGGCACACTGCACGAGCCGGTCGTCGTCCCGGCGAAGTTCCCGAATCTCCTGGTAAATGGCGCGGGCGGCATTGCCGTCGGCATGGCGACAAACATCCCGCCGCACAATCTCGGCGAAGTCATCAACGGCTGCATCGCACTGATCGACGATCCGGCGCTCGAACTACCGGAACTGATGCAGATCATTCCCGGGCCGGATTTTCCGACCGGCGCGCTCATCCTCGGTCGCTCAGGTATTCGCCAGGCCTATGAGACTGGTCGCGGCTCGGTCATCATGCGCGGACGCGCCCATGTCGAGCCGATGCGCGGCGATCGCGAGCAGATCATCATCACCGAGATCCCCTATCAGGTGAACAAGGCGACGATGATCGAGAAGATGGCCGAACTGGTGCGCGAGAAGCGCATAGAGGGCATTTCGGACCTGCGTGACGAATCCGACCGCCAGGGCTATCGCGTCGTCATCGAACTGAAGCGCGACGCCAATGCCGAGGTCATCCTCAACCAGCTCTACCGCTATACGCCGCTGCAGACCTCGTTCGGCTGCAACATGGTGGCGCTCAACGGCGGCAAGCCGGAGCAGATGACGCTGCTCGACATGCTGCGCGCCTTCGTCTCTTTCCGAGAAGAAGTCGTTAGCCGGAGAACAAAATACCTGCTGCGCAAGGCGCGCGAGCGCGCGCATGTGTTGGTCGGTCTCGCGATCTCGGTCGCCAACATCGACGAGGTCATCAAGCTTATCCGTCACGCGCCAGATCCGCAGACGGCGCGCGAGCAGTTGATGGAGCGCCGCTGGCCGGCGCATGACGTCGACGCTCTGATCCGCCTGATCGACGATCCGCGTCATCGCATCAACGCGGACGGCACCTACAACCTGTCGGAAGAGCAGGCCCGTGCCATCCTCGACCTGCGCCTGCAGCGCCTGACCGCGCTCGGCCGCGACGAAATCGGCGATGAACTCAACAAGATCGGCGAGGAAATCAAGGACTACCTCGATATCCTCTCCTCGCGCTTGCGGATCATGTCGATCGTCAAGCAGGAACTGGAAGCCGTCCGCGACGAGTTCGGGACGCCGCGCCGTACCGAGATCGCCGAGGGCGGTCCGGATATGGATGACGAAGACCTGATCGCCCAGGAGGACATGGTCGTCACCGTGTCCCATCTCGGCTATATCAAGCGCGTGCCACTGGCGACCTATCGGGCACAGCGTCGCGGCGGCAAGGGCCGCTCCGGCATGGCAACGCGGGACGAGGATTTCGTTACCCGGCTATTCGTTGCGAACACCCATACGCCGGTGCTGTTCTTCTCGTCGCGCGGCATCGTTTACAAGGAGAAGGTCTGGCGGCTGCCGATCGGCACTCCGCAATCGCGCGGCAAGGCGCTAATCAACATGCTGCCGCTCGAACCCGGCGAGCGCATCACCACGATCATGCCGCTGCCCGAGGACGAAACGACCTGGGAAAACCTGGACGTCATGTTCTCGACCACACGTGGCACGGTCCGCCGCAACAAGCTCTCGGACTTCGTCCAGGTCAACCGCAATGGCAAGATCGCCATGAAGCTTGATGAAGAGGGCGACCAGATTTTGTCGGTCGACACCTGCACCGAGTTCGATGACGTGCTGCTGACCACGGCGCTCGGCCAATGCATCCGCTTCCCCGTCTCCGACGTGCGCGTCTTCGCGGGCCGCAATTCGATCGGCGTGCGCGGCATCTCGCTCGGCGACAACGACCGGATCATCTCGATGGCGATCGTCGGCCATGTCGATGCCGAGCCTTGGGAGCGTGCGGCCTATCTGAAGCGCGCAGCGGCCGAGCGGCGCACGACGAACGGCGAAGAAGAGGAAATCGCACTGGTCGGCGAGGAAGTTACCGACGGCGGCGAGCTTTCCAACGAGCGCTACGAGGAACTGAAGGCACGCGAACAGTTCGTGCTGACAGTTTCCGAGAGAGGCTTCGGCAAGCGTTCGTCTTCGTACGACTTCCGCACCTCCGGCCGCGGCGGCAAGGGCATCCGCGCCACCGATACGTCGAAGACGGCAGAGATCGGCGAACTGGTCGCCGCCTTCCCGGTCGAGCTCAACGATCAGATCATGCTCGTCTCCGATGGCGGTCAGCTCATTCGCGTGCCCATCAACGGCATCCGTCTGGCCAGCCGCGCGACAAAGGGCGTTACGATTTTCTCGACCGCCAAGGATGAGAAGGTCGTGTCGGTCGAGCGAATCAGCGAACCGGACGGCGAGGACGAGGTCGTGGACGCTGCGAATGGCGAAGGTATCGCGCCGGAGCCACCTGAAGCATCTGAAGACTGA
- a CDS encoding MarC family protein — protein MFNVDLLINALTTLLVTLDPPGLAPIFLSLTVGLSRQERFQVATRGSLIAFFILAAFALFGDGILGLLGISIGAFRIAGGLLLFWISFEMIFEKRQERKEKAGEVAVTKDHLHNIAVFPLALPLIAGPGAISATILLGSSFPSVVDRVQLLLVIAASMALLFLALVIAERIDRFLGVTGRAILTRLLGVILAALAVQFVVDGVRSAFLA, from the coding sequence ATGTTCAATGTCGATCTTTTGATCAATGCACTGACGACTTTGCTTGTCACGCTCGATCCGCCGGGCCTGGCGCCGATTTTCTTAAGTCTTACAGTGGGTCTCAGCCGTCAGGAGCGTTTTCAGGTCGCCACCCGTGGCTCGCTGATCGCCTTCTTCATCCTTGCCGCCTTCGCTCTCTTCGGTGATGGCATCCTCGGTTTGCTCGGCATCTCGATCGGCGCCTTTCGCATCGCAGGCGGGCTGCTGCTCTTCTGGATCTCCTTCGAGATGATCTTCGAGAAACGTCAGGAACGGAAGGAAAAGGCCGGCGAAGTTGCAGTGACCAAGGACCATCTTCACAACATCGCGGTCTTTCCCCTCGCCCTGCCTTTGATCGCCGGCCCGGGCGCGATTTCGGCCACGATCCTGCTCGGCAGTTCGTTTCCCTCCGTCGTCGACCGAGTCCAGCTTCTCCTCGTCATCGCCGCGTCGATGGCGCTCCTGTTTCTGGCACTCGTCATCGCCGAACGCATCGACCGCTTTCTCGGGGTCACCGGGCGCGCCATCCTCACGCGTCTCCTCGGTGTCATCCTGGCTGCACTGGCAGTGCAGTTCGTCGTCGACGGCGTACGCTCGGCCTTTCTGGCGTAG
- a CDS encoding single-stranded DNA-binding protein: MAGSVNKVILIGNVGADPEIRRTQDGRPIANLRIATSETWRDRNSGERREKTEWHTVVVFNEGLCKVVEQYVKKGAKLYIEGQLQTRKWQDQNGNDRYSTEVVLQGFNSTLTMLDGRGEGGGSGVSRGGGSDYGGGYEDYDQPRQSSGGRSGGQGSQGGQSGGNFSRDLDDDIPF, from the coding sequence ATGGCTGGTAGCGTCAACAAGGTGATCTTGATCGGAAATGTCGGGGCCGACCCGGAAATCCGGCGCACGCAGGATGGCCGCCCGATCGCCAACCTGCGCATCGCCACCTCGGAAACCTGGCGCGACCGCAACAGCGGAGAGCGCCGAGAGAAGACGGAATGGCACACCGTCGTCGTCTTCAACGAGGGCCTCTGCAAGGTGGTCGAGCAATATGTGAAGAAGGGCGCGAAGCTCTATATCGAAGGTCAGTTGCAGACCCGCAAGTGGCAAGACCAGAACGGCAACGACCGCTATTCGACCGAAGTCGTACTGCAGGGCTTCAACTCGACGCTGACGATGCTCGACGGTAGAGGCGAGGGCGGTGGCTCCGGTGTCAGCCGTGGCGGCGGCAGCGACTACGGCGGCGGCTATGAGGATTACGATCAGCCGCGCCAGTCTTCGGGCGGCCGTTCTGGCGGCCAAGGCAGCCAGGGTGGTCAAAGCGGCGGCAACTTCTCGCGCGATCTCGACGACGACATTCCGTTCTGA